From the Halalkalicoccus sp. CGA53 genome, one window contains:
- a CDS encoding non-histone chromosomal MC1 family protein → MVREDGKRNFALREGSGNESSVFSGNTPRQAALKAARRLDPGPSEEEADRTTIQLREKGTDKVHIYEGWAWRESSPDDSPDWMPSEITEANVSKQGIEHIEE, encoded by the coding sequence ATGGTACGTGAAGACGGTAAGCGAAACTTCGCACTGAGAGAGGGCAGCGGGAACGAATCGAGCGTCTTCTCGGGGAACACTCCGAGACAGGCGGCGCTCAAGGCCGCACGGCGCCTCGATCCCGGTCCGAGCGAGGAGGAGGCGGATCGGACGACGATCCAGCTCCGAGAGAAGGGGACCGACAAGGTCCACATCTACGAGGGGTGGGCCTGGCGGGAGAGCTCCCCGGACGATAGCCCCGACTGGATGCCCTCGGAGATAACCGAGGCGAACGTCTCGAAGCAGGGGATCGAACACATCGAGGAGTGA
- the thrC gene encoding threonine synthase: MDHVRTLSCVVCGATYDPGEVAYTCPEHPGVEGVLEVEYDYERVRDRFDAPLDGAIPSMWKYRAFLPVPDDADPVTLEEGGTPLLSAPRLGEELGVELSVKDDGRNPTGVLKDRATTVALTRARAEGFETVTCASTGNAAASLAGYAARAGLDCRIFVPESAPEGKLAQPLVYGADVLAVRGSYDEAYDLSMEVTERFGWYNRNAAINPYQVEGKRTVGHELAEQCAEVPDWVVFSMGDGCTLSGGWKGFREFADLGYVDDVPRFLGVQSERAPAIHEAFHGTGGEHEAGTVADSISVGRPRNTEKACCALRESGGTSMLVSDEEILAAEALLGRTEGIYAEPAGAAPVAGLQRAREEGIVDPGDSVVIVVTGVGLKDTESALRAGGDVVSIDPSIGDVEARYGEAQR, from the coding sequence ATGGATCACGTCCGTACGCTCTCGTGTGTCGTCTGTGGGGCGACATACGATCCAGGTGAGGTGGCCTACACATGCCCGGAGCACCCTGGCGTCGAGGGGGTTCTGGAGGTAGAGTACGACTACGAGCGAGTGAGAGACCGGTTCGACGCGCCGCTCGACGGCGCTATCCCGAGTATGTGGAAGTACCGCGCGTTCCTGCCGGTGCCCGACGACGCGGACCCGGTGACGCTCGAGGAGGGCGGCACGCCGCTGCTCTCGGCGCCCCGCCTCGGCGAGGAGCTGGGGGTGGAGCTCTCGGTGAAAGACGACGGGCGGAACCCGACGGGCGTGCTCAAGGACCGGGCGACGACCGTCGCACTCACGCGGGCGCGCGCAGAGGGGTTCGAGACGGTCACCTGCGCGTCCACCGGTAACGCGGCGGCCTCGCTCGCGGGCTACGCCGCCAGGGCGGGTCTCGACTGCCGGATCTTCGTCCCCGAGAGCGCTCCGGAGGGTAAACTCGCCCAGCCGCTCGTCTACGGGGCGGACGTCCTCGCGGTGCGAGGAAGCTACGACGAAGCGTACGACCTCAGCATGGAGGTGACGGAACGGTTCGGCTGGTACAACCGCAACGCGGCGATCAACCCGTACCAGGTCGAGGGCAAGCGAACCGTCGGCCACGAACTCGCCGAACAGTGTGCGGAGGTACCGGACTGGGTGGTCTTCTCGATGGGTGACGGCTGTACGCTCTCCGGGGGTTGGAAGGGGTTTCGCGAGTTCGCGGACCTCGGCTACGTCGACGATGTCCCACGGTTTCTCGGCGTGCAGTCCGAACGCGCCCCGGCGATCCACGAGGCGTTCCACGGGACGGGCGGAGAGCACGAGGCGGGGACGGTCGCCGACAGCATCTCGGTCGGGAGGCCACGGAACACGGAGAAGGCGTGTTGTGCGCTCCGCGAGAGCGGCGGCACGTCGATGCTCGTAAGCGACGAGGAGATCCTCGCGGCCGAGGCGTTGCTGGGGAGGACGGAGGGGATCTACGCCGAGCCGGCGGGGGCGGCGCCGGTCGCGGGCTTGCAGCGAGCGCGTGAGGAGGGGATCGTCGATCCGGGTGACTCGGTCGTGATCGTCGTCACCGGAGTGGGATTGAAGGACACCGAGAGCGCGCTTCGTGCGGGCGGCGACGTGGTGAGCATCGATCCCTCGATCGGCGACGTGGAGGCGCGCTACGGGGAGGCACAGCGATGA
- a CDS encoding quinone-dependent dihydroorotate dehydrogenase, with protein MTPYTAIRPLLFSLPAESAHTLAHRGLRLAQRTRTVDLLAERYTVRNPRLAVTRFGKRFPNPLGVAAGFDKNAEVVTALASLGFGHVEVGGVTAEAQEGNPRPRMFRLREDEAIINRMGFNNDGADRIGARLDRVDLPDVPLGVNIGKSKSTPLERAEEDYLYTYARLGEHADFVVVNVSSPNTPGLRTLQSHEGLERILGALSGAGASPLLLKLSPDLGESAIETALSVISDLDLDGVIATNTTTERPEALRSVNRVEDGGLSGKPLEPRATECVRFVAERTDVPVIGVGGVFTAEDAYRKIRAGASLVQFYTGLVYRGPSIAREINEGLLELLDRDGFDSIEDAVGADLTE; from the coding sequence ATGACGCCGTACACCGCGATCAGACCGCTTCTCTTCTCGCTTCCCGCCGAATCCGCACACACCCTCGCACACCGAGGGCTCCGCCTCGCACAGCGAACGCGGACGGTCGACCTGCTCGCGGAGCGTTACACCGTTCGGAATCCGCGACTTGCGGTCACCCGCTTCGGGAAGCGCTTTCCGAACCCGCTGGGCGTCGCCGCGGGCTTCGACAAGAACGCGGAGGTCGTCACGGCGCTCGCCAGCCTCGGCTTCGGCCATGTCGAGGTCGGCGGCGTCACCGCGGAGGCCCAGGAGGGAAACCCCCGCCCGCGGATGTTCCGTCTCCGCGAGGACGAGGCGATAATCAACCGGATGGGCTTCAACAACGACGGTGCCGACCGGATCGGCGCGCGTCTCGACCGAGTCGATCTCCCCGACGTCCCGCTCGGGGTCAATATAGGAAAATCGAAGTCGACGCCGCTCGAACGCGCCGAAGAGGACTACCTCTACACGTACGCACGCCTGGGCGAACACGCCGACTTCGTCGTCGTAAACGTCTCGAGTCCGAACACCCCAGGTCTCCGGACGCTCCAGAGCCACGAGGGGCTCGAACGGATCCTCGGTGCGCTCTCCGGGGCCGGAGCGTCGCCGTTGCTTCTCAAACTCTCACCCGACCTAGGCGAGAGCGCGATCGAGACGGCGCTCTCGGTGATCTCCGACCTCGATCTCGACGGGGTGATCGCGACGAACACGACGACCGAGCGGCCGGAGGCTCTCCGGAGCGTCAACCGTGTCGAAGACGGCGGGCTGTCGGGAAAGCCGCTCGAACCGCGCGCGACAGAATGTGTCCGGTTCGTCGCCGAACGAACCGACGTACCCGTGATCGGCGTGGGTGGAGTGTTCACCGCCGAGGACGCATACAGGAAGATCCGCGCGGGCGCGAGCCTCGTCCAGTTCTACACCGGTCTCGTCTACCGCGGACCGTCGATCGCCCGCGAGATCAACGAGGGACTGCTCGAGTTGCTCGACCGCGACGGCTTCGACTCGATCGAGGACGCCGTCGGAGCCGACCTCACGGAGTAA
- the lipA gene encoding lipoyl synthase, giving the protein MSLSRKPDWLKSRPPSGSRFTEIKSVLRERNLHTVCEEASCPNMGECWSGRDGPGTATFMLMGDRCSRGCNFCDVATGGMEPLDHDEPANVAEAIAEIGLEYVVLTSVDRDDLPDQGAGHFAETIREIKRRDSDVLVEVLIPDFQGEEELVREIIDVRPDVIAHNIETVERRQFPVRDRRAGYAQSLSVLEQVTRESEIYSKTSIMLGVGEHDHEVYQTLCDLREADVDVVTLGQYLQPSRTHLEVDRYVHPHVFDTWRQVAEEELGFLYCASGPMVRSSYKAGELFVDALIREGRSVEEARRAARAAGG; this is encoded by the coding sequence ATGAGCCTCTCGCGGAAGCCCGACTGGCTGAAGAGCCGGCCACCCTCCGGCAGCCGCTTCACCGAGATCAAGTCGGTCCTCAGGGAGCGGAACCTCCACACGGTCTGTGAGGAGGCGTCGTGTCCGAACATGGGCGAGTGCTGGTCCGGGAGGGACGGCCCCGGAACGGCGACGTTCATGCTGATGGGCGATCGCTGTTCGCGTGGCTGTAACTTCTGTGACGTCGCGACGGGAGGGATGGAGCCGCTCGACCACGACGAGCCGGCGAACGTCGCCGAGGCGATCGCCGAGATAGGGCTGGAGTACGTCGTGCTCACGAGCGTCGACCGCGACGACCTCCCGGACCAGGGCGCGGGCCACTTCGCCGAGACGATCCGCGAGATCAAACGGCGGGATTCGGACGTACTCGTCGAGGTGCTGATCCCCGATTTCCAGGGCGAAGAGGAGCTGGTGCGGGAGATAATCGACGTCCGACCGGACGTGATCGCGCACAATATCGAGACGGTCGAGCGCCGGCAGTTCCCCGTCAGGGACCGTCGGGCGGGCTACGCCCAGAGTCTCTCCGTACTGGAACAGGTCACCCGCGAGTCCGAGATTTACAGCAAAACCTCGATCATGCTCGGCGTCGGCGAGCACGACCACGAGGTCTACCAGACGCTCTGCGATCTGCGGGAGGCGGACGTCGACGTCGTCACGCTCGGGCAGTACCTCCAGCCCTCGCGCACCCATCTGGAGGTCGACCGCTACGTCCACCCGCACGTCTTCGACACCTGGCGACAGGTCGCCGAGGAGGAACTCGGCTTTCTCTACTGTGCCTCGGGCCCGATGGTCCGCTCGTCGTATAAGGCGGGCGAGCTGTTCGTCGACGCGCTGATACGCGAGGGGCGCTCGGTCGAGGAGGCCCGGCGGGCCGCCCGGGCGGCCGGCGGCTGA
- a CDS encoding Zn-dependent hydrolase yields the protein MTAFGIDADRLRERFDRLSEVGATERGGVDRPALSDENRAARDLLVKWFAEVGLEVRVDGIGNLFARREGRDPEADPVLVGSHVDSQRQGGRFDGVIGVLGGLELVESLSDRGIETERPIEVVSWTNEEGVRFQPDMLGSGVFAGVFDLEEALACEDREGTTVGEELERIGYRGEAVDVDPHSYLELHVEQGPILEDSGTSVGVVEGIAGFSWLEGWVEGRADHAGPTPMDARTDALVPVADLIRGVRDLAGRSDDLVGTVGSVEVAPNSINVIPERVEFTVDLRSPSDEVVEYAVARTEDIVERAAREEGAEHALERIMHVPSVDFESEIVEAVERAAEATGVSHTRLRSGAGHDASYLAGVCPTGMVFVPSVGGVSHTEREYTEWADVVAGTDVLCHAACERAGVEF from the coding sequence ATGACTGCGTTCGGGATCGACGCCGATAGACTGAGAGAGCGGTTCGACCGGCTCAGCGAGGTCGGTGCGACCGAGCGCGGCGGGGTCGACCGCCCGGCGCTCTCCGACGAGAACCGCGCGGCACGCGATCTGCTGGTCAAGTGGTTCGCCGAGGTCGGCCTCGAGGTCCGGGTCGACGGGATCGGAAACCTCTTCGCTCGCCGGGAGGGGCGGGATCCGGAGGCCGATCCGGTGCTGGTCGGATCGCACGTCGACAGCCAGCGACAGGGCGGGAGATTCGACGGCGTGATCGGCGTTCTCGGGGGACTCGAACTCGTCGAGAGCCTCTCGGATCGCGGCATCGAGACCGAACGTCCGATCGAGGTCGTCTCGTGGACGAACGAAGAAGGAGTGAGGTTCCAGCCCGACATGCTCGGGAGCGGCGTCTTCGCCGGCGTCTTCGACCTCGAAGAGGCGCTCGCGTGCGAGGATCGAGAGGGGACGACGGTCGGCGAGGAACTGGAGCGGATCGGCTACCGGGGCGAGGCGGTCGATGTCGACCCGCACAGCTACCTCGAACTCCACGTCGAACAGGGGCCGATCCTGGAGGATTCGGGGACCTCCGTAGGGGTCGTCGAGGGGATCGCCGGCTTCTCCTGGCTGGAGGGATGGGTCGAGGGACGGGCGGACCACGCCGGGCCGACGCCGATGGACGCCCGGACCGACGCGCTCGTCCCCGTCGCGGACCTGATTCGCGGGGTCCGTGACCTCGCCGGACGGAGCGACGACCTGGTGGGGACGGTCGGGTCGGTAGAGGTTGCGCCGAACTCGATCAACGTGATCCCCGAGCGAGTCGAGTTCACCGTCGACCTCCGCTCGCCGAGCGACGAGGTCGTTGAGTACGCCGTCGCACGAACCGAGGACATCGTCGAGCGAGCGGCACGCGAGGAAGGTGCGGAACACGCGCTCGAACGGATCATGCACGTTCCGTCCGTCGACTTCGAGTCCGAGATAGTAGAGGCCGTCGAACGGGCGGCGGAGGCGACCGGTGTCTCGCACACCCGGCTCCGAAGCGGCGCTGGCCACGACGCGAGCTACCTCGCGGGCGTCTGCCCGACCGGGATGGTTTTCGTGCCGAGCGTCGGCGGGGTGAGTCACACCGAACGCGAGTACACCGAGTGGGCCGACGTCGTCGCCGGAACGGACGTCCTCTGTCATGCGGCCTGCGAACGGGCAGGCGTCGAGTTTTAA
- the endA gene encoding tRNA-intron lyase: MSQPVGTVEGDEIHVGGDARQRFFDSRGYGEPRGGNEVALAPVEAAHLLSRGDLSSVDAMSFREFLGQDEDLVVRFRVYADLRSRGFYLSPTRWVDADSDVDFVVYERGQKPFDGERRYSVRVIGERTSLPVSDLSEGVLAVVDEESEVTYFEVGSPELGETRDPVSTAGSVAGEVLSDRVVLWNAPLSLYERSFYGQPIGGRDADPSTLALSLVEATYLAECGVIALDPALLEKRGRETDGERFDRRLGVYTTLRERGLVPKTGFKFGADFRVYGGVESVEELGHSEHLVRVVPPNYALSPRELSLDVRLAGGVRKRMVFAPYGASSDTNEWRAVRRLTP, translated from the coding sequence ATGAGCCAGCCCGTGGGGACCGTCGAAGGTGACGAGATACACGTCGGTGGGGACGCCCGACAGCGGTTTTTCGACTCGCGAGGCTACGGGGAGCCACGCGGCGGCAACGAGGTCGCGCTCGCCCCGGTCGAGGCGGCACACCTGCTCTCCCGGGGCGACCTCTCCTCGGTCGACGCGATGAGCTTTCGCGAGTTCCTCGGCCAGGACGAGGACCTCGTCGTCAGGTTCCGGGTGTACGCGGACCTTCGATCTCGAGGCTTCTACCTCTCGCCCACCCGGTGGGTGGACGCCGACTCGGACGTCGACTTCGTCGTCTACGAGCGCGGCCAGAAGCCGTTCGACGGCGAGCGACGGTACAGCGTCCGGGTAATCGGCGAACGCACGTCGTTGCCCGTCTCGGACCTCTCGGAGGGTGTCCTCGCGGTGGTGGACGAGGAGAGCGAGGTGACGTACTTCGAGGTAGGTTCGCCGGAGCTCGGTGAGACGAGAGATCCGGTCTCGACGGCCGGTTCGGTCGCGGGTGAGGTGCTCTCCGATCGGGTCGTCCTCTGGAACGCCCCGCTCTCCCTCTACGAGCGCTCGTTCTACGGTCAGCCGATCGGGGGACGCGACGCCGATCCCTCCACGCTCGCGCTCTCGCTGGTCGAGGCGACGTATCTCGCCGAGTGCGGGGTGATCGCACTCGATCCCGCGCTACTCGAGAAACGAGGGCGAGAGACCGACGGCGAGCGGTTCGACCGACGTCTCGGCGTCTACACGACGCTCAGGGAGCGCGGACTGGTCCCGAAGACGGGCTTCAAGTTCGGCGCGGACTTCCGCGTCTACGGTGGCGTCGAGAGCGTCGAAGAACTGGGCCACTCCGAGCACCTCGTCAGGGTCGTCCCACCGAACTACGCCCTCTCGCCCAGAGAGCTCTCGCTCGATGTACGGCTCGCGGGCGGGGTCAGAAAACGAATGGTTTTTGCGCCGTACGGCGCCAGTTCGGACACGAACGAGTGGCGTGCGGTGCGCCGACTCACGCCCTGA
- a CDS encoding DEAD/DEAH box helicase, with protein MQVAEVLPRFAEAFPFDSFNEMQREALPALLDGETNVVASAPTASGKTALAELAICRTLSEGGTALFIAPMRALTNEKEAEWDRFEELGYSVYVVTGERELNPRRAERADILVMTPEKADSATRKHDSPQYRFITDVDCCVIDEVHLLDSDRRGAVLEVTISRLRRLCEPRVVALSATMPNVEDVAAWLDADPEGTFDFGEEYRPVKLHAGVETYSHGENAFADKYRRLYRALDLAEPHVREEGQALVFVSSRQDTVRAAEKARDELAKRDVPMGARGDYDFHTESQQLQNDTLRKSVLDGVAFHHAGLSKNDKDLVEAWFKEGLIGLLFSTSTLAWGVNLPARCVVIRDTKYHDPLEGEVDMSPLDVLQMLGRAGRPGYDSVGYGWVVCDRADADTYRRLLREGKEIESRLEEDLDAHLNAEIALGTIGGLEDVMAWLETTFYYVRAERAPERYGFTEVRQRVREVLDGLVADGFVELGEDLSIEATPLGVLASKFYLRLSTAKRFHDLATGEGIDLSGVLETVARSAEFDSVSARQAERDAVRSVLVGRGAGDLEGGERKVLAILRASMSGTVPSELQSDAWVIKQNALRLLAALGAFCERFADPHAANLVTRVEARVETGVSEGAVGLTAIDGVGPGRARRLAKAGFATPGDVREAGVEALVGAGLGEGVAERIHEQATALPATSIDWGAFPETVVRGENDLCEVRIENRGDPAPAGVRVTVNGVEMTASATSLGETTVPVPVFGADEEHLEYRVEVVYPTLPVNPVESTREVRVA; from the coding sequence GTGCAGGTCGCCGAGGTCCTCCCGCGTTTCGCCGAGGCGTTTCCGTTCGACTCGTTCAACGAGATGCAACGCGAGGCGCTTCCCGCGCTGCTCGACGGCGAGACGAACGTCGTCGCGAGCGCGCCGACCGCGAGCGGGAAGACCGCGCTCGCCGAACTCGCCATCTGTCGGACGCTGAGCGAGGGCGGTACTGCCCTCTTCATCGCGCCGATGCGCGCGCTCACCAACGAGAAGGAAGCCGAGTGGGACCGCTTCGAGGAACTGGGCTACTCGGTCTACGTCGTCACCGGCGAGCGCGAGCTGAACCCCAGGCGTGCGGAACGGGCGGACATCCTCGTGATGACCCCCGAGAAGGCGGACTCGGCGACGCGAAAACACGACTCGCCACAGTACCGCTTCATCACCGATGTCGACTGCTGTGTGATCGACGAGGTCCACCTGCTCGACTCCGATCGACGGGGCGCTGTGCTCGAGGTGACGATATCGCGGCTCAGACGGCTCTGCGAGCCGCGGGTCGTCGCACTCTCTGCGACGATGCCGAACGTCGAGGACGTCGCGGCGTGGCTCGATGCCGATCCCGAAGGGACGTTCGACTTCGGCGAGGAGTACCGTCCCGTGAAACTCCACGCGGGCGTCGAGACGTACTCCCACGGCGAGAACGCCTTCGCCGACAAGTACCGCCGGCTGTATCGCGCGCTCGACCTCGCCGAACCACACGTCAGAGAGGAGGGCCAGGCGCTGGTCTTCGTCTCCTCACGACAGGACACCGTCCGGGCGGCCGAGAAGGCGCGCGACGAACTCGCGAAACGGGACGTACCGATGGGTGCACGCGGCGACTACGACTTCCACACCGAGTCCCAGCAGCTCCAGAACGACACGCTGCGGAAGTCGGTGCTCGACGGCGTCGCATTCCACCACGCGGGGCTGTCGAAGAACGACAAGGACCTCGTCGAGGCGTGGTTCAAAGAGGGGCTGATCGGGCTACTCTTCTCGACGTCGACGCTCGCGTGGGGGGTGAACCTCCCGGCGCGGTGTGTCGTCATCCGCGACACGAAGTACCACGACCCGCTCGAGGGCGAGGTCGACATGAGCCCGCTCGACGTGCTCCAGATGCTCGGACGGGCGGGCCGGCCCGGCTACGATTCCGTCGGATACGGCTGGGTGGTCTGTGACCGTGCGGACGCCGACACGTACCGGCGGCTCCTCCGCGAGGGCAAGGAGATCGAGTCCCGGCTCGAGGAGGACTTGGACGCCCACCTGAACGCCGAGATCGCGCTCGGGACGATCGGTGGATTGGAGGACGTGATGGCGTGGCTGGAGACGACCTTTTACTACGTGCGTGCGGAACGCGCCCCGGAACGGTACGGCTTCACGGAGGTCAGGCAACGAGTACGGGAGGTGCTCGACGGGCTCGTCGCGGACGGCTTCGTCGAGCTGGGGGAGGACCTCTCGATCGAGGCGACGCCGCTCGGTGTGCTCGCCTCGAAGTTCTATCTGCGACTCAGCACCGCGAAACGGTTTCACGACCTCGCGACGGGCGAGGGGATCGATCTCTCGGGAGTGCTCGAGACGGTCGCCCGATCGGCCGAGTTCGACAGCGTGAGCGCGCGCCAGGCCGAACGCGACGCGGTTCGGTCGGTGCTCGTGGGACGGGGGGCGGGCGACCTGGAGGGTGGCGAGCGGAAGGTGCTCGCGATCCTCCGGGCCTCGATGTCAGGGACGGTCCCGAGCGAACTCCAGAGCGACGCCTGGGTGATCAAACAGAACGCACTCCGCCTGCTCGCCGCCCTCGGCGCGTTCTGCGAGCGGTTCGCCGATCCGCACGCCGCGAACCTCGTGACGAGGGTCGAAGCGCGCGTCGAGACGGGGGTGAGCGAGGGGGCCGTCGGGCTCACCGCGATCGACGGAGTCGGTCCCGGCAGGGCGCGACGGCTCGCGAAGGCGGGCTTCGCTACCCCGGGGGACGTCCGAGAGGCTGGCGTCGAAGCGCTGGTCGGTGCGGGCCTCGGCGAGGGCGTCGCCGAACGGATCCACGAGCAGGCGACCGCCCTGCCCGCCACCTCGATCGACTGGGGGGCGTTCCCCGAGACGGTCGTTCGTGGCGAGAACGACCTCTGTGAGGTGCGGATCGAGAACCGGGGTGATCCGGCCCCGGCGGGTGTCCGCGTGACGGTGAACGGGGTCGAGATGACCGCCTCGGCCACCTCACTCGGCGAGACGACGGTCCCCGTCCCGGTCTTCGGCGCGGACGAAGAGCACCTCGAGTACCGGGTCGAGGTGGTCTACCCGACCTTGCCGGTGAACCCGGTCGAGTCGACTCGCGAGGTTCGGGTAGCGTAG
- a CDS encoding tryptophan--tRNA ligase produces the protein MTDDHENPTAEADERAASDGEDADELVLDPWGSASVSDYRKLFEEFGIEPFEAILPDVPDPHYLMRRGAIFGHREYGRVAEAMAAGEEVAALSGFMPTGDPHIGHKMVFDELIWHQERGADTYGLIADLEAHSARGLSWDEIDEHARNYLLSLLALGYDAEEGTVYRQSTNREVQDLAFELGIEVNLSEMRSIYGFGGETDISHLQSVVTQMADILYPQIEGPKPTVIPVGPDQDPHVRLARDLAARTRYFGVTEAFASFEADEEERTLLAAAHDEREAFAAESERPRCVEAADWIEGHDTLSDVHDPAVIASSVEKLRAAGKEPLRPRVRILDRNATEEAFEALIEAIEGEKRVYDEHVDTFELSASEAEELAREVEIETGGYGFLPPSSIYHRFMTGLTGGKMSSSIPASHISLLDDPEEGYAKVKAATTGGRETAELQRELGGKADECPVYELYAYLLCGDDDEFATLVYDECVGGERLCGDCKEQAATLMREFLAEHQEKREECEALLDSLDIDV, from the coding sequence ATGACCGACGACCACGAGAACCCCACGGCGGAGGCGGACGAGCGAGCGGCGAGCGACGGCGAAGACGCCGACGAGCTGGTCCTCGACCCGTGGGGATCGGCGTCGGTCTCCGATTACAGAAAACTGTTCGAGGAGTTCGGCATCGAGCCGTTCGAGGCGATCCTCCCGGACGTACCAGACCCGCACTACCTGATGCGACGGGGTGCGATCTTCGGCCACCGGGAGTACGGCCGGGTCGCGGAGGCGATGGCCGCGGGCGAAGAGGTCGCGGCCCTCTCGGGGTTCATGCCGACCGGCGACCCCCACATCGGCCACAAGATGGTCTTCGACGAGCTGATCTGGCACCAGGAGCGCGGCGCCGACACGTACGGGCTGATCGCCGATCTGGAGGCGCACAGCGCCAGGGGCCTGTCGTGGGACGAGATCGACGAGCACGCCCGGAACTACCTGCTCTCGCTGCTCGCGCTCGGCTACGACGCCGAGGAAGGCACGGTGTACCGACAGTCGACGAACCGCGAGGTGCAGGACCTCGCGTTCGAACTCGGGATCGAGGTGAACCTCTCCGAGATGCGCTCGATCTACGGCTTCGGGGGCGAGACGGACATCTCGCACCTCCAGAGCGTCGTCACCCAGATGGCGGACATCCTCTACCCACAGATAGAGGGCCCGAAGCCGACGGTGATCCCCGTCGGCCCGGACCAGGACCCGCACGTCCGGCTCGCGCGCGACCTCGCCGCCCGCACACGGTACTTCGGCGTCACCGAGGCGTTCGCGAGCTTCGAGGCGGATGAGGAGGAGCGAACGCTACTCGCGGCTGCCCACGACGAGCGCGAGGCGTTCGCGGCGGAGTCGGAGCGACCGCGGTGTGTCGAGGCGGCCGACTGGATCGAGGGCCACGACACGCTCTCGGACGTCCACGACCCCGCGGTGATCGCTTCGAGCGTCGAGAAGCTCCGTGCGGCGGGCAAGGAGCCGCTTCGCCCCCGGGTCAGGATCCTCGATCGGAACGCGACCGAGGAGGCGTTCGAGGCGCTTATCGAGGCGATAGAGGGCGAAAAACGCGTCTATGACGAACACGTCGACACGTTCGAACTCTCGGCTTCCGAGGCCGAGGAGCTCGCCCGAGAGGTCGAGATCGAAACCGGCGGCTACGGCTTTCTCCCCCCGTCCTCGATCTACCACCGGTTCATGACGGGGCTCACCGGCGGGAAGATGTCCTCGTCGATCCCCGCGAGCCACATTAGCCTGCTCGACGATCCCGAGGAGGGCTACGCGAAGGTGAAGGCGGCGACGACCGGCGGCCGCGAGACGGCCGAACTCCAGCGCGAACTCGGCGGGAAAGCCGACGAGTGTCCGGTGTACGAGCTCTACGCCTACCTGCTCTGTGGCGACGACGACGAGTTTGCCACCCTGGTCTACGACGAGTGCGTCGGTGGCGAGCGCCTCTGTGGGGACTGCAAGGAACAGGCGGCGACGCTGATGCGCGAGTTCCTCGCCGAACACCAGGAGAAACGCGAGGAATGCGAGGCGCTGCTCGATTCGCTCGATATCGACGTCTGA
- a CDS encoding DUF91 domain-containing protein — translation MASATRDRGEGTTLCVLAGECLVHTDGETHRGDVVVLLKPDNTVLVHDADGYRPVAWLTRADSVSTRRNGGFSVTAIAGDRSLHVESQAEYGFGEFPASQAGIPVGDCPDCDRSLVRSGGLIGCLGCSRRYGLPDGARLVDDHCGCGLPRMAVDRGATFELCVDRHCESLDDAVTDRFDREWSCAACGEDLRILRRGGLLAGCDAYPDCETAYVIPTGTISKTCACGLPRFEMRSGERCLDPTCEESA, via the coding sequence ATGGCGAGCGCAACTCGGGATAGAGGAGAGGGGACGACGCTGTGCGTACTCGCGGGGGAGTGTCTCGTCCACACGGACGGCGAGACCCACCGCGGCGACGTCGTCGTCCTGCTCAAACCCGACAACACGGTTCTGGTTCACGATGCAGACGGCTACCGCCCGGTCGCCTGGCTCACCCGGGCGGATTCGGTCTCGACGCGACGAAACGGCGGCTTCTCCGTCACGGCCATCGCGGGCGACCGCTCGTTGCACGTCGAGTCACAGGCCGAGTACGGCTTCGGAGAGTTCCCAGCCTCACAGGCGGGCATCCCGGTCGGCGACTGCCCCGACTGCGATCGTTCACTGGTCCGGTCCGGGGGTCTGATCGGCTGTCTCGGCTGCTCTCGCCGGTACGGCCTGCCGGACGGCGCGCGGCTCGTGGACGACCACTGCGGGTGCGGACTCCCGCGCATGGCGGTCGATCGCGGGGCTACCTTCGAACTCTGCGTGGACCGACACTGCGAGTCGCTCGACGACGCCGTGACCGACCGGTTCGACCGAGAGTGGTCCTGTGCGGCCTGCGGTGAGGACCTCCGTATCCTCCGTCGCGGGGGGCTGCTCGCCGGCTGTGACGCCTACCCGGACTGTGAGACTGCGTACGTGATCCCGACGGGAACGATCTCGAAGACCTGTGCGTGTGGTCTGCCGCGCTTCGAGATGCGGTCGGGCGAGCGCTGTCTCGACCCGACCTGCGAGGAGAGCGCCTGA